Proteins encoded by one window of Mailhella massiliensis:
- a CDS encoding flavodoxin family protein, translating to MMRACIVYSSRTGNTRLVGEHLAESLRLPLFSVEEAPLSGYDTYILGFWTWRGGPDAAMAAFMNRLPGRNVFFFGTMVAEPDSLHAARCAERTRKLLEKGRCRVLGYFFCQGRLDERQLEKSAHPRTPERMARIRRAALHPDMQDFRRAEQCVRETCFPTRKPLSGGENSLSSFPRGLRDGKA from the coding sequence ATGATGCGCGCCTGTATCGTGTATTCCTCCCGCACGGGAAACACCCGTCTTGTGGGCGAGCATCTGGCCGAAAGTCTGCGTCTGCCGCTTTTTTCCGTGGAAGAAGCGCCTCTTTCCGGGTACGACACCTATATTCTCGGATTCTGGACCTGGCGGGGAGGTCCTGATGCGGCCATGGCGGCGTTCATGAACAGGCTGCCGGGCAGGAACGTGTTTTTTTTCGGCACCATGGTGGCGGAACCGGATTCCCTCCACGCCGCCCGCTGTGCGGAGCGTACCCGCAAGCTTCTGGAAAAGGGGCGTTGCCGCGTGCTCGGGTATTTTTTCTGTCAGGGCAGGCTGGATGAGAGGCAGCTGGAAAAAAGCGCCCATCCGCGTACGCCCGAACGCATGGCCCGCATACGGCGGGCCGCCCTGCACCCGGACATGCAGGATTTCCGGCGTGCGGAACAATGCGTGCGTGAGACATGCTTTCCGACACGGAAGCCGTTGTCGGGCGGAGAAAACAGTCTTTCTTCTTTTCCGCGGGGCCTGCGGGACGGAAAGGCATGA
- a CDS encoding Crp/Fnr family transcriptional regulator: MVECGAEARDMRERLGACFPELNAQEVERLASATRLSSYAKGEWIYVEGGGATVTCWLLSGHVELLKGSMSGKNTVLHVVRPEHFLDLYGVFGGGVAFLSARALSPCAVLSMENRVLRTILAENMGLAQRVMRALAVRQRMFINKIAVSQGKISVRRRVAGWLLHKARVERSTVLEDVVTREVLAGLLGLSRESLSRQLSRFAQEGMIRLERRTIVLTDEEALRRCLMEE; encoded by the coding sequence ATGGTGGAATGCGGCGCAGAGGCCCGAGACATGCGGGAGAGACTGGGAGCGTGTTTTCCCGAGCTGAACGCGCAGGAGGTGGAAAGACTCGCCTCCGCGACGCGGCTTTCCTCCTATGCAAAAGGGGAATGGATATACGTTGAGGGCGGCGGTGCGACGGTGACCTGCTGGTTGCTTTCCGGGCATGTGGAACTTTTGAAAGGCTCCATGTCGGGAAAAAATACCGTTCTGCACGTCGTGCGGCCGGAGCATTTTCTCGATCTGTACGGCGTGTTCGGCGGCGGGGTCGCCTTTCTTTCCGCACGCGCGCTTTCACCGTGCGCGGTGCTCAGTATGGAAAACAGGGTTCTTCGTACGATTCTTGCGGAAAACATGGGGCTTGCCCAGCGCGTGATGCGGGCTCTTGCCGTGCGTCAGCGCATGTTCATCAACAAGATTGCGGTATCGCAGGGAAAAATTTCGGTTCGCCGCCGGGTGGCGGGATGGCTGCTGCATAAGGCGCGCGTGGAAAGGAGTACGGTTCTGGAAGATGTCGTCACGCGGGAGGTGCTGGCCGGACTTCTCGGCCTTTCGCGCGAGAGTCTGAGCAGGCAGCTCAGCCGTTTTGCGCAGGAGGGAATGATACGGCTGGAACGCAGAACCATAGTGCTGACCGATGAAGAGGCGCTGCGTCGTTGTCTGATGGAGGAATGA
- the rpsT gene encoding 30S ribosomal protein S20, translating into MANHASAIKRQKQSVKRNARNRAARTRIKNVVKAVRAAIQKNDKVAAEEALKTATSTVSKIAGKGVIHWKNAARKVSRLTKAVNALDA; encoded by the coding sequence GTGGCTAATCATGCTTCCGCCATCAAGCGCCAAAAGCAGAGTGTCAAGCGCAATGCCCGCAACCGCGCCGCCCGTACCCGCATCAAGAACGTGGTGAAGGCCGTGCGCGCCGCTATTCAGAAGAACGACAAGGTCGCCGCTGAAGAAGCCCTGAAGACCGCTACTTCCACCGTGTCCAAGATCGCCGGCAAGGGCGTGATCCACTGGAAGAACGCTGCCCGCAAGGTTTCCCGCCTGACCAAGGCCGTCAACGCTCTGGACGCCTAA
- the glyS gene encoding glycine--tRNA ligase subunit beta, with product MSHFVLEIGVEELPARFLASLERDLHDRFAALFAEHGLSFDELTVDTTPRRAVLHARGLLSSTPVREEVALGPSLKAAYDAEGNPTKAAMGFARGQGVDVADLFRQETPKGVYVAARKTVGGVSAASIIAEAAPSIIASLPFPKRMHWGESHFLFARPLRWVVALMDADVVSFRVADVDSGRMTTGHRVHGKGPFEVACADDFDAVLAEKCGVVVSGAARRKTIVDGGNALAASVNGRILWKDGLLDEVQGLSEHPVPILGDFDPSFLELPSIVLLTSMETHQKSFGVEGADGTLLPHFLTVSNVDSLEPELVKKGWERVLRARLEDARFYWNTDMKASFDIWKEKLDHVIFLGPLGSMGDKCRRLSELCRWLAAHPGVTRACSVNPESAAVAGRCAKADLVSQMVGEFDTLQGIMGGIYGHKMGLDGTAADAIAEQYLPAGPDTPVPATDLGALLSMADKADTLVGCFGLGNIPTGAADPFALRRCALGIARILMEKGYRVPAAELFAKAQSLYAEGIRWKLEKAEALAKLNEFFAGRVKNLFLTQGNDTLLVEAVMNAGCDDVWAASRRLAALVAESGKPGFADNAQTFKRVANILRKQGAGAPCSFSRELLAEEPEKALADALDAMTARFDALWAEDRFDELLALMDGVRPTVDAFFNGVMVMAEEEKVRANRLGLLQVLLSRMGRLADFSALQM from the coding sequence ATGAGTCATTTTGTTCTTGAAATCGGTGTGGAAGAACTGCCCGCACGTTTTCTCGCCTCCCTTGAGCGCGATCTGCACGACCGCTTCGCCGCTCTTTTCGCGGAGCACGGCCTGAGCTTCGACGAACTCACCGTGGACACCACGCCCCGCCGTGCGGTGCTGCACGCTCGCGGTCTGCTTTCCTCCACCCCCGTGCGCGAGGAAGTGGCCCTCGGTCCTTCGCTGAAGGCCGCCTATGATGCGGAAGGCAACCCCACCAAGGCAGCCATGGGCTTTGCCCGCGGCCAGGGCGTGGACGTGGCCGATCTTTTCCGTCAGGAAACGCCCAAGGGCGTATATGTGGCCGCACGCAAGACCGTGGGCGGTGTTTCCGCCGCCTCCATCATTGCCGAAGCCGCGCCTTCCATCATTGCTTCCCTTCCCTTCCCCAAGCGTATGCACTGGGGCGAGAGCCATTTCCTCTTCGCCCGTCCGCTTCGCTGGGTGGTGGCTCTCATGGATGCGGACGTGGTGTCCTTCCGCGTGGCGGATGTGGACTCCGGCCGTATGACCACCGGTCACCGCGTGCACGGCAAGGGCCCCTTTGAAGTGGCCTGTGCCGACGACTTCGACGCGGTTCTTGCCGAAAAGTGCGGCGTGGTCGTTTCCGGCGCAGCACGCCGCAAGACCATTGTGGACGGCGGCAATGCGCTTGCCGCTTCCGTGAACGGCCGCATCCTGTGGAAGGACGGCCTGCTGGACGAAGTACAGGGCCTGAGCGAACACCCCGTGCCCATTCTGGGGGATTTCGATCCTTCCTTCCTGGAGCTGCCCTCCATCGTGCTGCTTACCAGCATGGAGACGCATCAGAAGAGCTTCGGCGTGGAAGGCGCGGACGGTACGCTGCTGCCGCACTTCCTTACCGTGTCCAACGTGGATTCCCTTGAGCCTGAACTCGTGAAGAAGGGCTGGGAACGCGTGCTGCGCGCCCGCCTTGAGGACGCCCGTTTCTATTGGAACACCGACATGAAGGCTTCCTTCGACATCTGGAAGGAAAAGCTCGACCACGTCATCTTCCTCGGGCCGCTGGGTTCCATGGGCGACAAGTGCCGCCGCCTTTCCGAACTGTGCCGCTGGCTGGCCGCGCACCCCGGCGTGACCCGGGCATGTTCCGTGAATCCCGAATCCGCCGCCGTGGCAGGCCGCTGCGCCAAGGCCGACCTTGTTTCCCAGATGGTGGGCGAATTCGATACCCTTCAGGGCATCATGGGCGGCATTTACGGCCATAAGATGGGCCTTGACGGCACCGCCGCCGACGCCATAGCCGAACAGTATCTGCCCGCCGGCCCGGATACCCCCGTCCCCGCCACCGACCTCGGCGCGCTGCTTTCCATGGCCGACAAGGCGGATACGCTGGTGGGCTGCTTCGGTCTGGGGAACATTCCCACGGGCGCGGCCGACCCCTTTGCCCTGCGCCGCTGCGCTCTCGGCATTGCCCGCATCCTCATGGAAAAGGGCTATCGCGTTCCTGCGGCGGAACTTTTCGCCAAGGCTCAGTCCCTGTATGCCGAAGGCATCCGCTGGAAGCTGGAAAAGGCTGAAGCCCTTGCGAAGCTCAACGAGTTCTTCGCCGGTCGCGTGAAGAACCTCTTCCTTACCCAGGGCAACGACACGCTTCTGGTGGAAGCGGTGATGAACGCGGGCTGCGACGACGTGTGGGCCGCTTCCCGTCGCCTTGCCGCGCTTGTGGCGGAAAGCGGAAAGCCCGGCTTTGCCGACAATGCGCAGACCTTCAAGCGTGTGGCCAACATCCTGCGCAAGCAGGGTGCGGGCGCTCCCTGCTCCTTCAGCCGTGAGCTTCTTGCGGAAGAGCCGGAAAAGGCCCTTGCCGACGCGCTCGATGCCATGACCGCCCGCTTTGACGCCCTTTGGGCCGAAGACCGTTTCGATGAGCTTCTGGCGCTCATGGACGGCGTGCGTCCTACGGTGGACGCCTTCTTCAACGGCGTCATGGTCATGGCGGAAGAGGAAAAGGTCCGCGCCAACCGTCTGGGTCTGCTTCAGGTGCTGCTTTCCCGCATGGGCAGGCTCGCCGACTTCTCGGCACTGCAGATGTAG
- the glyQ gene encoding glycine--tRNA ligase subunit alpha — protein sequence MNFQDVILTLQAYWAKQGCAVVQPVDLECGAGTFNPSTFLRVIGPEPWKAAYVEPSRRPTDGRYGDNPNRLQHYFQFQVIMKPAPADPQQLYLDSLKALGIDPARHDIRFVEDDWESPTLGAWGLGWEVWLNGMEVSQFTYFQQVGGIDLSPASVELTYGLERLTMYLQGVESVYDIKWNDSITYGDVYHQNEYEQSCYNFDQSDAAMLLQHFNDYEKECLRLIDARLPLPAYDYCLKCSHTFNLLDARGAISITERAGYIARVRTLASGVAHLYAAQREAMGYPMLKKG from the coding sequence ATGAATTTTCAGGATGTTATTCTGACATTGCAGGCGTACTGGGCCAAACAGGGCTGCGCCGTGGTGCAGCCTGTGGACCTGGAATGCGGGGCGGGCACCTTCAACCCCTCCACCTTCCTGCGCGTTATCGGCCCCGAGCCCTGGAAGGCCGCCTATGTGGAACCCTCGCGCCGCCCCACCGACGGCCGTTACGGCGACAACCCCAACCGCCTCCAGCACTATTTTCAGTTCCAGGTCATCATGAAGCCTGCTCCGGCCGATCCGCAGCAGCTTTACCTCGACAGCCTGAAGGCTCTCGGCATCGACCCGGCCAGGCACGACATACGCTTCGTGGAAGACGACTGGGAATCTCCCACCCTCGGCGCGTGGGGTCTCGGCTGGGAAGTGTGGCTCAACGGCATGGAAGTCTCGCAGTTCACCTACTTCCAGCAGGTGGGCGGTATCGACCTTTCCCCGGCCAGCGTGGAACTCACCTACGGCCTGGAACGCCTGACCATGTATCTTCAGGGCGTGGAATCGGTGTACGACATCAAGTGGAACGATTCCATCACCTACGGCGACGTGTACCATCAGAACGAATATGAGCAGTCCTGCTACAACTTCGATCAGAGCGACGCCGCCATGCTGCTCCAGCACTTCAACGACTACGAGAAGGAATGCCTGCGCCTCATCGACGCCAGGCTCCCTCTGCCTGCCTATGACTACTGCCTGAAGTGCTCCCATACGTTCAACCTGCTGGATGCCCGCGGAGCCATTTCCATCACGGAACGCGCCGGCTACATCGCCCGCGTGCGTACGCTTGCTTCCGGCGTGGCCCATCTTTATGCCGCCCAGCGCGAAGCCATGGGTTATCCCATGCTGAAGAAGGGGTAA
- the recO gene encoding DNA repair protein RecO, with product MQWTDDALVLRVGKFREADLWVRLLARERGLVTAFAFGGSRSRRRFTGCLDVFNRIRASAAYSRDGRFLNLQEATLLAGPERLRRDWRRQGMAANCVRFLEAMGVPPDNAGASYALMHGMLELLENEESVPAVMPVLFRFRLAAEQGYAPELGICARCGKPLSGEKEAHFLVSEGAACCPSCRRSGDMSLSLGQEALDVLGKVKEYSPQSWGRLNPSPEGARQAARLIDAFVRYHLGLEWANGRFKAM from the coding sequence ATGCAGTGGACGGATGATGCCCTGGTGCTTCGCGTCGGAAAATTCCGGGAGGCGGATCTCTGGGTCCGCCTTCTTGCGCGGGAAAGAGGGCTTGTGACGGCCTTTGCCTTCGGCGGAAGCCGCAGCCGCAGGCGCTTCACGGGGTGCCTCGACGTGTTCAACCGCATCCGGGCAAGCGCCGCGTATTCGCGCGACGGGCGTTTTCTCAACCTGCAGGAGGCGACGCTTCTTGCCGGGCCGGAGCGGCTGCGCCGCGACTGGCGGAGGCAGGGCATGGCGGCCAACTGCGTGCGTTTTCTGGAGGCCATGGGCGTGCCGCCGGACAACGCGGGGGCAAGCTACGCGCTCATGCACGGGATGCTTGAGCTGCTGGAAAACGAAGAGTCCGTGCCTGCCGTGATGCCGGTACTTTTCCGGTTCCGGCTTGCCGCGGAGCAGGGCTATGCCCCGGAACTCGGAATCTGCGCGCGCTGCGGGAAGCCCCTGAGCGGGGAGAAGGAAGCTCATTTTCTGGTGAGTGAGGGCGCCGCGTGCTGCCCTTCCTGCCGCCGCTCCGGCGACATGAGCCTTTCCCTCGGGCAGGAAGCTCTTGACGTACTGGGGAAAGTGAAGGAATACTCACCGCAGTCATGGGGCAGGCTGAACCCTTCGCCGGAAGGCGCAAGGCAGGCCGCGCGCCTGATCGACGCTTTTGTGCGATACCATCTCGGTCTCGAATGGGCCAACGGCCGGTTCAAGGCCATGTAG
- a CDS encoding DUF4115 domain-containing protein — translation MQQEPAAEEPVALPEGLHQVEVIADNGDCWMGFEPDGKKQQRTLRRGDTFSMTFRDSLVIRLGNAKGVRVVYDGKELDRSTSPRVVTMSFPPAQ, via the coding sequence GTGCAGCAGGAACCGGCGGCGGAAGAGCCCGTGGCCCTGCCCGAGGGGCTGCATCAGGTGGAAGTCATCGCCGACAACGGGGATTGCTGGATGGGCTTTGAGCCGGACGGCAAGAAGCAGCAGCGCACCCTGCGCAGGGGCGATACCTTTTCCATGACCTTCCGGGATTCTCTGGTCATACGCCTCGGCAACGCCAAGGGCGTGCGCGTGGTGTACGACGGAAAGGAGCTGGATCGTTCCACTTCGCCGCGTGTGGTGACCATGAGCTTTCCTCCGGCGCAGTAG
- a CDS encoding peptidylprolyl isomerase: protein MRTLFISLACAASLLSVQPVMAAPVARIVAVVNGDMITARELDKALQIELAGQKLDPSKNPQLTGEVRKAVLDRMINDKIILQEADKEKITVSDEEVDAALDQIVKDSRLERDVFLRQMAKEGLSEKDFRDRLYVQLVSQRLMARNVVSKVVVTEDEINDYYRKNMAGFASGRARVGMLVYPADADAEKWARDIASGKVTFQQAARSVSIGPNAEGGGDLGFMALSDMAPGMLDQISRMKKGDVSPLLNMNATKVQIALLDFEESETAAQSDAVPDSNTAGRIEQILRQPRLQERFEQYTAQLRDKALIDIRN from the coding sequence TTGCGTACCCTTTTCATATCTCTGGCCTGCGCGGCCTCTCTTTTGTCCGTGCAGCCCGTCATGGCGGCTCCGGTCGCCCGTATCGTCGCCGTGGTCAACGGCGACATGATCACCGCCCGTGAACTGGACAAGGCCCTTCAGATAGAACTTGCCGGTCAGAAGCTCGACCCGTCAAAGAACCCTCAGCTGACGGGTGAAGTGCGTAAGGCCGTGCTCGACAGAATGATCAACGACAAGATCATTCTTCAGGAAGCGGACAAGGAAAAAATCACGGTTTCCGACGAGGAAGTGGACGCGGCCCTTGACCAGATCGTCAAGGACAGCAGACTGGAACGCGACGTGTTCCTCAGGCAGATGGCCAAGGAGGGACTGTCGGAAAAGGACTTCCGCGACAGACTGTATGTTCAGCTCGTGTCCCAGCGCCTCATGGCGCGCAATGTGGTGAGCAAGGTCGTCGTCACGGAGGATGAGATCAACGACTATTACCGGAAGAACATGGCGGGATTCGCCAGCGGCCGCGCCCGCGTGGGGATGCTCGTTTACCCTGCGGATGCGGATGCGGAAAAATGGGCCCGCGACATAGCCTCCGGCAAGGTGACCTTCCAGCAGGCCGCGCGCAGCGTGTCCATCGGCCCCAACGCCGAAGGCGGGGGCGACCTCGGCTTCATGGCGCTTTCCGACATGGCTCCGGGGATGCTCGACCAGATTTCGCGCATGAAGAAGGGCGATGTTTCCCCGCTGCTCAATATGAACGCCACCAAGGTACAGATAGCTCTGCTTGATTTCGAGGAATCGGAGACCGCGGCTCAGAGCGATGCCGTGCCCGACTCCAACACCGCCGGGCGCATTGAACAGATACTGCGCCAGCCCCGTCTGCAGGAACGCTTCGAGCAGTATACGGCGCAGCTTCGTGACAAGGCGCTCATCGACATCCGCAACTGA
- the mfd gene encoding transcription-repair coupling factor, whose product MDKESLFRHMEERAGLSVSRAGSATLARLAVDAVRAGRHAAVAVRSRDALAVMRGLTTLFTPELSVGRVHTAGQDAAGVETPLWERPWVFLPPFGPRTLSREGWAERMSVLYALRTGTAKGVVFTLDNMIPLLPPLDFLDTRAMTVRLGEDMAPELLMQQLTEWGYQRVPMVAHAGDMARRGDILDVLPPGYEKPLRLEFFGDTVDEMRVFDFATQRSVGRLDEVTFLPVTPFGFGDAWKKKVRAHWKTRVGSRSMSEASRLSLEHALEQDDMRLLPGGVYAAPSALDDWFAPDTVCFLPGRHELREELEEAEGRWREYIRVQSEETSLVQPAHLALRDADGAGKAFESRARLYSEPLTMGTERDGVDLLERTFHGFADLFPGQAEQDRPWQQLSAGLKRWMASHRQVVLAFASERGRRKFLKLAEQDGILPSLRYDPEGRGLYAVVAPYRQGAELVWDEALVLGEELLQPRAESSRRVASGAFRGLDRYDDLRVGDLLVHRDYGVGRFGGLHRMSPGGSGVDNDYLLLEYADGARLYLPVDRLSVVQKFKADGPPPALDRLGGSSWTSSREKARKAVEKVAADLMQMYAWRKVAKGFSYSSVGEMYHEFEATFGFEETPDQARAIQEVFQDMDKPVPMDRLICGDVGFGKTEVALRAAFRAACDGRQVALLCPTTVLAEQHYQTFRSRMAGFPVNVGLLSRFVPKARQTETLKAAARGQIDILIGTHRLLSKDVELPNLGLLILDEEQRFGVRHKEKLKELRRNVDALTLTATPIPRTLQLSMSGIRELSVLETAPAERKPVATALIDRDRGALREVMERELARQGQVFFVHNRVQTLPMTAAMVKELVPGARVGMAHGQMAEKELEDTMHKFWHGELDVLVCTAIVESGLDFPRANTLIVDQAQMFGLGQLYQLRGRVGRSDRQAYAVFVVSDVEHLPSLARERLRIILEMDYLGAGFQVAMEDLRLRGAGNILGEAQSGHMARVGLDLYLEMLEDAVARLKGEEELLRTETEINLGLPAHIPDTYIEDAHERLKYYKMLSSATDGAARENVEMEIRDRFGPFPEPLETFLSVLAFKARVNELGVARADLWADRVRVTWAEGQRSVRPEAIVRLVMEHRDRIRLQPPATLELSLKEGLSPAERLDEARALLSGLLEERNGAPAPDAGAENPAGKTGRGHVASVKKTGYKRTA is encoded by the coding sequence ATGGATAAAGAATCGCTGTTCCGTCATATGGAAGAAAGGGCGGGGCTTTCCGTCAGTCGCGCCGGTTCGGCAACGCTGGCCCGTCTTGCCGTGGATGCGGTGCGCGCCGGGCGTCACGCGGCGGTGGCCGTGCGGAGTCGTGACGCGCTTGCCGTCATGCGCGGACTGACCACGCTTTTTACGCCGGAGCTTTCCGTAGGACGCGTCCATACTGCGGGACAGGATGCCGCAGGTGTGGAAACGCCGCTCTGGGAACGCCCGTGGGTCTTTCTGCCTCCCTTCGGGCCGAGAACGCTCAGCCGGGAAGGCTGGGCCGAACGCATGAGCGTGCTGTACGCCCTGCGTACCGGTACGGCGAAAGGCGTGGTCTTCACGCTGGACAACATGATTCCGCTGCTTCCGCCCCTGGATTTTCTGGACACGAGGGCCATGACCGTGCGCCTCGGGGAAGACATGGCCCCCGAGCTTCTCATGCAGCAGCTTACGGAATGGGGATATCAGCGCGTGCCCATGGTGGCCCATGCCGGCGACATGGCACGGCGCGGCGATATCCTTGACGTTCTGCCCCCGGGCTATGAAAAGCCCCTGCGGCTGGAATTTTTCGGCGATACCGTGGACGAAATGCGCGTGTTCGACTTTGCCACCCAGCGTTCCGTAGGACGGCTTGACGAAGTGACGTTTCTGCCCGTCACGCCCTTCGGCTTCGGCGATGCCTGGAAGAAGAAGGTACGCGCCCACTGGAAGACTCGCGTCGGCAGCAGGAGCATGAGCGAAGCGTCGCGCCTCTCTCTGGAACATGCACTGGAGCAGGATGACATGCGCCTTCTTCCGGGCGGAGTGTATGCCGCGCCGAGCGCGCTCGACGACTGGTTCGCGCCGGATACCGTGTGCTTTCTGCCCGGCCGCCATGAGCTTCGGGAAGAGCTGGAGGAGGCGGAAGGCCGGTGGCGCGAGTATATCCGCGTGCAGTCGGAGGAAACGAGCCTTGTGCAGCCCGCCCATCTTGCCCTGCGCGATGCGGACGGGGCCGGCAAGGCCTTTGAGAGCAGGGCCCGCCTTTACAGCGAACCGCTGACCATGGGCACGGAGCGGGACGGCGTCGACCTTCTGGAGCGGACGTTCCATGGTTTTGCCGACCTCTTTCCCGGGCAGGCGGAACAGGACAGACCGTGGCAGCAGCTTTCCGCCGGACTGAAGCGCTGGATGGCCTCCCACCGTCAGGTTGTGCTGGCCTTCGCTTCGGAGCGGGGGCGGCGCAAGTTTCTGAAGCTGGCCGAGCAGGACGGCATTCTTCCCTCTCTGCGCTACGATCCCGAGGGGCGCGGGCTGTATGCCGTGGTGGCTCCGTACCGGCAGGGGGCGGAACTTGTCTGGGACGAGGCTCTGGTGCTCGGCGAAGAGCTGCTCCAGCCGCGGGCGGAAAGTTCCCGCCGCGTGGCTTCCGGGGCATTCCGCGGTCTGGACAGGTACGACGATCTGCGTGTGGGCGACCTTCTGGTGCACAGAGATTACGGCGTGGGGCGTTTCGGCGGCCTGCACCGCATGAGTCCCGGCGGAAGCGGCGTGGACAACGACTATCTGCTTCTGGAATACGCCGACGGCGCACGTCTTTATCTGCCGGTGGACAGGCTTTCGGTGGTGCAGAAGTTCAAGGCCGACGGGCCGCCGCCCGCACTGGACCGTCTGGGCGGCAGTTCCTGGACAAGCAGCCGGGAAAAGGCGCGCAAGGCCGTGGAAAAGGTGGCGGCCGACCTCATGCAGATGTATGCATGGCGCAAGGTGGCCAAGGGCTTTTCCTATTCTTCGGTGGGAGAGATGTACCACGAATTCGAGGCCACCTTCGGCTTTGAGGAAACGCCCGATCAGGCCCGCGCCATACAGGAAGTGTTTCAGGACATGGACAAGCCCGTGCCCATGGACCGCCTCATCTGCGGCGATGTGGGCTTCGGCAAGACGGAAGTGGCGCTGCGCGCCGCCTTCCGTGCGGCCTGCGACGGACGGCAGGTGGCGCTTCTGTGTCCCACCACGGTGCTTGCCGAGCAGCACTACCAGACCTTCCGTTCGCGCATGGCGGGCTTTCCCGTCAACGTGGGGCTGCTCAGCCGCTTCGTACCGAAGGCAAGGCAGACGGAAACGCTGAAGGCCGCCGCGCGGGGACAGATTGATATTCTCATAGGCACGCATCGCCTGCTTTCCAAGGATGTGGAGCTGCCCAACCTCGGTCTGCTCATTCTTGACGAGGAACAGCGTTTCGGGGTGCGCCATAAGGAAAAGCTGAAGGAACTGCGCAGAAATGTGGACGCGCTTACCCTGACGGCCACGCCCATTCCGCGCACGCTTCAGCTTTCCATGTCGGGCATACGCGAGCTTTCCGTGCTGGAAACGGCTCCTGCCGAGCGCAAGCCCGTGGCCACGGCCCTCATCGACAGGGACAGAGGCGCGCTCAGAGAAGTCATGGAACGCGAGCTTGCCCGGCAGGGGCAGGTGTTTTTCGTGCACAACAGGGTGCAGACCCTTCCCATGACGGCCGCCATGGTGAAGGAACTCGTGCCCGGCGCGCGCGTGGGCATGGCTCACGGGCAGATGGCGGAAAAGGAACTCGAGGACACCATGCACAAGTTCTGGCATGGGGAACTGGATGTTCTGGTATGCACGGCCATTGTGGAATCGGGACTGGATTTTCCCCGGGCCAACACGCTTATCGTGGATCAGGCGCAGATGTTCGGTCTGGGACAGCTTTATCAGCTCCGGGGAAGAGTGGGGCGTTCCGACAGGCAGGCCTATGCGGTGTTCGTGGTGTCGGACGTGGAGCATCTGCCCTCGCTGGCCCGGGAGCGGCTGCGCATCATTCTGGAAATGGACTATCTCGGCGCGGGCTTTCAGGTGGCCATGGAGGATCTGCGCCTGCGCGGTGCGGGCAACATTCTCGGCGAAGCGCAGTCCGGCCACATGGCACGCGTGGGGCTGGACCTGTACCTGGAAATGCTGGAAGACGCCGTGGCCCGCCTCAAGGGCGAGGAGGAGCTGCTGCGTACGGAAACGGAGATCAACCTCGGCCTGCCCGCCCATATTCCCGACACCTATATCGAAGACGCCCACGAACGCCTGAAGTATTACAAGATGCTTTCCTCCGCCACGGACGGCGCGGCGCGGGAAAACGTGGAAATGGAAATACGCGACCGCTTCGGGCCCTTCCCCGAGCCTCTGGAAACCTTCCTTTCCGTGCTGGCCTTCAAGGCCCGCGTGAACGAACTCGGCGTGGCCCGGGCGGATCTGTGGGCCGACCGCGTGCGCGTCACCTGGGCCGAAGGGCAGAGGAGCGTGCGGCCCGAGGCCATCGTGCGGCTTGTCATGGAGCACAGGGACCGCATCAGGCTCCAGCCTCCGGCCACTCTGGAACTTTCGTTGAAGGAAGGGCTTTCTCCGGCGGAAAGGCTGGACGAGGCCCGCGCCCTTCTGAGCGGTCTTCTGGAGGAACGCAACGGCGCCCCTGCTCCCGATGCCGGGGCGGAGAATCCTGCGGGGAAAACAGGACGCGGGCACGTTGCCAGTGTGAAAAAAACAGGCTATAAACGGACAGCATAA